In Hahella sp. KA22, one genomic interval encodes:
- a CDS encoding GTP-binding protein produces MPTKEQKAVPNRIPTSIITGFLGAGKTTAILHLLDHKPTNETWAVLVNEFGEVGIDGAILSSKGALVKEVPGGCMCCVNGLPMQIGLNMLLARKPDRLLIEPTGLGHPDEIIATLNGEHYRDIVSIQATLTLLDPRKITDPRYYENENFRKQVQVADILVANKTDLCSDEDKRVFYEWVKTTRPDLHEDAIGWVNHGRVNPGWLEHSSAPSDYSIPAAPESKLPFIDIAPAPQQDIVRKENRGDGYFSCGWVFSPKYCFDLKEVLNLVYSLDVERCKGVFRTAEGAAVINAENGGVTVYTVTEAPDSRIEVIDSQPLQVESLEKLLKEILASEAAI; encoded by the coding sequence ATGCCAACCAAAGAACAGAAAGCAGTGCCTAACAGAATCCCCACCAGTATTATCACCGGCTTTCTGGGAGCCGGAAAAACCACCGCCATTCTTCACCTTCTGGACCATAAGCCCACCAATGAGACCTGGGCGGTTTTGGTGAATGAGTTCGGTGAAGTCGGCATCGACGGCGCCATTCTTTCCAGCAAGGGCGCGTTAGTGAAAGAAGTTCCTGGCGGTTGTATGTGTTGCGTGAACGGGTTGCCAATGCAAATCGGGCTGAACATGCTGCTGGCGCGCAAGCCAGATCGTTTGCTGATTGAACCGACCGGACTTGGGCATCCCGATGAAATCATCGCAACGCTTAACGGCGAGCACTACCGGGATATCGTTAGTATTCAAGCGACCCTGACCCTGCTGGACCCAAGAAAGATCACAGACCCACGTTATTACGAGAATGAGAATTTCAGGAAACAGGTTCAGGTCGCGGACATCCTGGTCGCCAATAAAACCGACTTATGCTCTGACGAGGATAAGCGGGTGTTTTATGAATGGGTAAAGACCACCAGACCCGACTTGCATGAAGACGCCATTGGCTGGGTCAATCACGGGCGCGTGAACCCGGGCTGGCTGGAACACTCCTCCGCCCCCAGCGACTACAGCATTCCGGCGGCGCCGGAAAGCAAGCTGCCATTTATCGACATTGCTCCCGCCCCCCAACAGGATATCGTACGCAAAGAAAATCGCGGCGATGGTTATTTCAGTTGCGGCTGGGTTTTCTCGCCCAAATACTGTTTCGATTTGAAGGAAGTGCTGAATCTCGTCTACTCTCTGGATGTGGAGCGCTGCAAAGGCGTGTTTCGCACAGCGGAAGGCGCTGCGGTGATCAACGCGGAGAATGGCGGAGTTACCGTTTATACCGTCACCGAAGCGCCAGACAGCCGCATCGAGGTGATCGACAGTCAGCCTTTGCAAGTGGAGAGTCTGGAAAAGCTTCTAAAGGAGATTCTGGCCAGCGAGGCAGCGATTTAA
- a CDS encoding exo-alpha-sialidase, giving the protein MQEAFVFDVNDGKQCHAATIQDVEDGLLLACFAGPGEGSQKTGIWGAEYRDGRWRNQRLLVDPLQPSGRRYPLWNPVFSRSGDGRLLLYYQVGPSPSRWWGAYIESVDEGATWSQPRLLDSGRIGPVRGRPVVLPSGAMLIPTSTENEVWRICFERSEDRGKTWSAHGPKASSLPAIQPVLLIHGQAIQSLCRTTEGFLGECWSFDEGRNWTDLRLTQIPALDAAIDVVRANDGRFLLLHNSGAAGRSVLIMSASTDGEQWRPVHVLENGEGEFSYPCACLTRCGDLHIAYTWRRKTIKHVSFTAEELRSLLDAV; this is encoded by the coding sequence ATGCAGGAAGCCTTTGTTTTCGATGTTAACGATGGGAAGCAATGTCATGCTGCGACCATTCAGGACGTAGAGGACGGCTTATTGCTGGCTTGCTTTGCAGGCCCTGGAGAAGGATCGCAGAAAACGGGGATTTGGGGCGCTGAGTATCGTGACGGACGCTGGCGCAACCAGCGCCTCCTGGTTGACCCCCTGCAGCCAAGCGGACGCCGTTACCCCTTATGGAATCCTGTTTTCTCAAGGTCTGGCGATGGTCGCTTGCTGCTGTACTATCAAGTGGGGCCAAGTCCTTCCCGCTGGTGGGGCGCCTATATCGAATCAGTGGATGAGGGCGCGACCTGGTCGCAGCCGCGCTTGCTTGATAGCGGCAGAATAGGGCCGGTGCGTGGGCGTCCAGTCGTGTTGCCTTCCGGCGCAATGCTTATCCCAACCAGCACAGAAAATGAGGTGTGGCGGATCTGCTTTGAGCGCAGTGAAGACAGGGGTAAAACTTGGAGCGCGCATGGACCGAAGGCCTCGTCTTTGCCTGCGATTCAGCCCGTACTGCTGATTCATGGGCAAGCCATTCAGAGCCTTTGCCGTACGACGGAAGGTTTCCTGGGTGAATGCTGGTCGTTTGATGAAGGCCGCAACTGGACCGATTTGCGTCTGACGCAAATACCTGCGCTGGACGCCGCCATTGATGTGGTGCGCGCCAACGATGGCCGGTTTCTCTTGTTGCATAACTCCGGCGCGGCAGGTCGCTCCGTGTTGATTATGTCCGCCTCAACGGATGGCGAGCAATGGCGACCTGTTCATGTGCTCGAAAACGGCGAGGGAGAGTTCTCTTACCCATGCGCCTGTTTGACTCGCTGTGGCGATCTCCATATCGCTTACACATGGCGGCGCAAAACGATCAAGCATGTCTCTTTCACCGCGGAGGAGTTACGCAGCCTGTTGGATGCGGTCTGA
- a CDS encoding RSP_7527 family protein, translating to MKALTMAEVFLMTETVRENPAKKARTVDYRIEEDGSIDYHYYINRAHEMRAEYANSLVRKLWRKLRG from the coding sequence ATGAAAGCTCTGACTATGGCGGAAGTGTTCCTGATGACGGAAACCGTTCGGGAAAATCCCGCGAAGAAAGCCCGTACAGTGGACTATCGAATAGAGGAGGATGGAAGCATCGACTATCACTACTACATCAATCGGGCTCATGAAATGCGAGCCGAGTATGCTAACTCTTTAGTGCGTAAGTTGTGGAGGAAGCTGCGTGGTTGA
- a CDS encoding LysR substrate-binding domain-containing protein, with amino-acid sequence MKLPDISTELLQTFVTVVDSGGVLRASERLFKTQSTVSMQLSRLEERLGVALFRTVGRRKELTPEGETMLIYARKILDLQNEALKAIQGVQFEGELTIGISRSLVDGDLTNELSKFAMQYPLIKLNVRSASSMHLHNAFEQEEFDCIIRLTQDPSADELVLSKAKMVWVASDKFQFDPSVPLRMANFTTPCQFRSISEKALKAAGIVWQEAYTTNNLNALMSAVRGNLAVSARTQHALQPGTRVVGPEEGLPELPEIFVVAQTRGSSRLAEFFISWLAPRPPVAA; translated from the coding sequence ATGAAGCTTCCTGATATTTCCACGGAATTACTGCAAACCTTCGTCACGGTCGTGGACAGCGGCGGTGTGCTACGCGCCAGCGAACGTCTGTTCAAAACCCAATCCACCGTCAGCATGCAGCTCAGCCGTCTGGAGGAGCGCCTCGGCGTCGCCTTGTTCCGAACGGTGGGACGCCGTAAAGAGCTGACGCCGGAAGGCGAAACCATGCTGATCTACGCCCGCAAGATTCTGGATCTACAGAACGAAGCATTGAAGGCCATTCAGGGCGTGCAGTTTGAAGGCGAGCTGACCATCGGCATTTCCCGTTCTCTGGTGGACGGGGACCTGACTAATGAACTGTCCAAGTTCGCCATGCAGTATCCGCTGATAAAACTTAACGTGCGCTCCGCATCCAGCATGCATTTGCATAACGCATTCGAACAAGAGGAGTTTGACTGCATTATTCGCCTGACTCAGGACCCTTCCGCAGACGAGTTAGTGCTCAGCAAAGCAAAGATGGTCTGGGTGGCGTCGGATAAGTTTCAGTTCGATCCCAGCGTCCCGTTGCGCATGGCCAACTTCACCACGCCCTGCCAGTTCCGCTCAATCAGTGAAAAGGCGCTTAAGGCCGCTGGCATTGTGTGGCAGGAAGCGTACACCACCAACAATCTCAACGCATTGATGTCTGCGGTGCGGGGCAATCTGGCGGTCAGCGCCCGCACCCAGCACGCGCTGCAGCCGGGAACCCGGGTGGTGGGACCAGAGGAAGGACTCCCTGAGCTGCCGGAAATTTTCGTCGTGGCGCAGACCCGCGGCAGTTCAAGACTGGCCGAGTTCTTTATTTCATGGTTGGCGCCCCGTCCTCCGGTCGCGGCTTGA
- a CDS encoding LysR family transcriptional regulator — protein MSRFEEMQIYAKVVETGSITRAAQVLDIAKSAVSRRLAELEARLGVQLLVRTTRKLTLTETGRSYYERCLRLLEDLAELEEAVTSEHKSLSGKLKIAAPFTFGMMHLGCVFNDFMQMHPNLNFDINFNDRQVDIVQEGYDLAIRIGRLVDSTLIARPICKIHSVICASPAYLEKFGEPKTPEELTQHRVIHYSNLPNSIWRFWNSKGECIEVNVNPWLQANAGDYLRQAAVNDYGIVTQPNFILYKEIASGALKPILTEYQLVEANAYLIYPHTRHLSHRVRTFVDYVLERFNGTPYWDLPLNEFCESAGCPSPSDFKPRPEDGAPTMK, from the coding sequence ATGAGTCGTTTTGAGGAAATGCAGATCTACGCCAAAGTGGTGGAGACTGGCAGCATCACCCGCGCGGCGCAGGTTCTGGACATCGCCAAGTCGGCAGTGAGCCGCCGGTTGGCGGAGCTGGAGGCCCGTCTGGGCGTGCAGTTGCTGGTGCGAACCACCCGCAAGTTGACCCTGACCGAAACAGGGCGCAGTTATTACGAGCGCTGTTTGCGACTGTTGGAGGATCTGGCGGAACTGGAAGAGGCGGTGACCAGCGAGCACAAGTCCCTCAGCGGCAAGCTGAAGATCGCTGCGCCGTTCACGTTCGGGATGATGCACTTGGGCTGTGTTTTCAATGACTTTATGCAAATGCACCCGAACCTGAATTTCGATATCAATTTTAATGACCGTCAGGTCGACATCGTGCAGGAAGGGTATGATCTGGCCATACGTATTGGACGCCTGGTGGACTCCACTTTGATCGCCCGCCCGATCTGCAAAATACACTCGGTGATCTGCGCCAGTCCCGCTTATCTGGAGAAGTTCGGCGAGCCCAAAACCCCGGAAGAATTAACGCAGCATCGAGTGATTCATTACTCCAATCTGCCCAACAGTATCTGGCGCTTCTGGAACAGCAAGGGCGAATGTATCGAGGTGAATGTGAATCCCTGGCTACAAGCCAACGCGGGCGATTATCTGCGGCAAGCGGCGGTGAACGATTATGGGATCGTGACGCAGCCTAATTTCATTTTGTATAAGGAAATCGCCAGCGGCGCCCTGAAGCCCATACTCACGGAATACCAACTGGTGGAGGCGAATGCGTATCTGATTTATCCCCATACCCGCCATCTTTCTCACCGGGTGCGCACCTTTGTGGATTACGTTCTGGAGCGCTTCAACGGGACGCCTTATTGGGATCTGCCCCTGAATGAGTTCTGCGAGAGCGCGGGCTGTCCGTCGCCTTCCGACTTCAAGCCGCGACCGGAGGACGGGGCGCCAACCATGAAATAA
- a CDS encoding FMN-dependent NADH-azoreductase: protein MTQSITRILKIDSSARAESSMSRKLAQQLTEQLVAANPGAEVVNRDVSGGLPFVTEEWIGASYTPADQRTEAQNQALALSDSLIEELQAADTLVIAAPMYNFSIPATLKAYIDQICRAQVTFRYTEQGPVGLLENKKAYVVAVTGGTPVNSAADFVSAYMRQVLGFIGIKDVTFINADRIKVDPESILADAQQQIAAVTDVAAA from the coding sequence ATGACCCAATCAATTACTCGCATTCTGAAAATCGATAGCAGCGCCCGTGCGGAAAGTTCAATGAGCCGCAAGCTGGCGCAACAACTTACTGAACAACTGGTGGCGGCCAACCCTGGCGCGGAAGTGGTTAACCGCGATGTGTCCGGCGGATTGCCTTTCGTTACAGAAGAATGGATCGGCGCCAGTTACACCCCGGCGGATCAGCGCACTGAAGCGCAAAACCAGGCGCTGGCGCTGTCAGACAGCCTGATCGAGGAACTACAGGCGGCCGACACGCTGGTTATCGCCGCGCCCATGTATAACTTCAGCATTCCCGCTACCTTGAAAGCGTACATCGATCAAATTTGCCGTGCGCAAGTAACGTTCCGCTATACAGAGCAGGGCCCGGTTGGACTGCTGGAAAATAAAAAGGCGTATGTAGTGGCTGTCACCGGAGGTACGCCCGTCAACAGCGCGGCAGACTTTGTGTCCGCCTATATGCGTCAGGTGCTGGGATTCATCGGCATCAAGGATGTGACCTTTATCAACGCCGACCGCATCAAGGTTGACCCGGAGTCCATTCTGGCCGACGCGCAGCAGCAGATCGCCGCTGTAACGGATGTCGCCGCCGCTTAA
- a CDS encoding glycerate kinase, translating into MKVLIAPDSFKECLSSREVGAAIMEGVLRAAPHAHCEAIQISDGGEGFVAAILANKGGHERYATVRNPLGEPVTAMWGLLEDGATAVIEVAAATGLHLLTREQRNPFLAGSWGSGEVIRDALDAGARRFMIGLGGSASNDGGVGMLMALGLRALNTAGESIAPCAQGLKELVTLDYSGLDPRLRECDITIALDVDNPLCGEQGASAVFGPQKGATSADVQELDRLLSHWLALNERALGRELQAIPGGGAAGGLGMAFVGVLGAQGRKGIDLVLELSGFDEKLKGADLVFTGEGCMDSQSLRGKAPLGVAQRAQRVGAPTIALVGALLGDAAAARTMGLTAVFPIAPGVVTLDQALADAAVNLRRSAENATACFLAGRG; encoded by the coding sequence ATGAAAGTTCTGATTGCTCCAGACTCGTTCAAAGAATGCCTGTCTTCCCGGGAAGTCGGCGCCGCGATCATGGAGGGCGTATTGCGAGCTGCGCCTCACGCTCATTGCGAAGCGATACAAATCTCCGATGGCGGCGAAGGGTTTGTCGCGGCGATTCTCGCCAATAAGGGAGGACATGAGCGCTACGCGACGGTGCGTAATCCACTGGGAGAGCCGGTCACCGCCATGTGGGGATTGCTGGAGGATGGCGCCACAGCGGTGATAGAAGTCGCGGCGGCGACGGGGCTGCATTTATTGACGCGGGAGCAGCGTAATCCCTTTTTGGCGGGCAGCTGGGGCAGTGGTGAAGTCATTCGCGATGCGCTGGACGCCGGCGCCAGGCGCTTCATGATCGGACTCGGCGGCAGCGCCAGCAATGATGGCGGAGTCGGGATGTTAATGGCGTTGGGCCTGCGCGCGCTCAATACGGCGGGCGAATCAATTGCTCCCTGCGCGCAGGGGCTAAAGGAGCTGGTCACGCTGGATTACAGCGGTCTGGACCCTCGCTTGCGCGAATGCGACATCACCATTGCGCTGGATGTGGATAATCCCCTGTGCGGGGAACAGGGCGCGTCAGCGGTTTTTGGTCCGCAAAAAGGCGCTACGTCCGCTGATGTGCAGGAACTCGATCGCTTGTTGTCTCATTGGCTGGCGTTGAATGAGCGGGCGCTGGGACGAGAGTTGCAGGCGATACCCGGCGGCGGTGCGGCGGGAGGATTAGGGATGGCGTTTGTCGGCGTGCTTGGCGCTCAAGGGCGCAAGGGCATTGATTTGGTGCTGGAGCTCAGTGGATTTGACGAAAAGCTGAAGGGAGCGGATCTGGTGTTTACCGGAGAAGGCTGTATGGACAGTCAAAGCCTGCGAGGCAAAGCGCCACTGGGGGTGGCGCAGAGAGCCCAAAGAGTTGGCGCGCCCACCATTGCGCTGGTTGGCGCGCTTTTAGGCGATGCGGCGGCGGCGCGAACAATGGGATTGACGGCTGTCTTTCCCATTGCGCCGGGCGTGGTCACTCTGGACCAGGCCCTGGCGGATGCCGCCGTCAACCTGCGTCGCAGCGCGGAAAATGCGACAGCCTGCTTCCTTGCTGGACGAGGCTGA
- a CDS encoding MarR family winged helix-turn-helix transcriptional regulator yields the protein MPDNLIFEFIERIGYVIRTEWRKALLEYDLQPVHLDVLRYLAACNRYSDTPQGVAEYLEITKGTISQSIKQLESKGFVEKQADASDRRMVHLHLTEKAQALLDKLTPPPGFDAAMRNFSGTEEAALLGSLRDILAQWQIARKRQRFGVCHTCRHYQSGGAGTGQCGLTGEGLSAEDSQKICREFT from the coding sequence ATGCCTGATAATCTTATTTTTGAATTCATCGAACGTATCGGTTACGTCATCCGCACGGAGTGGCGCAAGGCGTTGCTGGAGTACGATCTGCAGCCAGTACATCTGGATGTGCTGCGTTATTTGGCGGCCTGCAACCGCTATTCGGATACGCCGCAAGGCGTTGCGGAATATCTAGAAATCACCAAAGGCACGATATCCCAGAGCATCAAGCAGCTTGAGTCCAAAGGCTTTGTGGAAAAGCAGGCGGACGCCTCAGATCGGCGCATGGTGCACCTGCATCTGACGGAAAAAGCGCAAGCGCTGCTGGATAAATTGACGCCACCGCCGGGGTTCGACGCCGCCATGCGCAACTTCTCCGGAACAGAAGAAGCCGCCTTACTTGGGAGCCTGCGCGATATCCTGGCGCAATGGCAGATAGCGCGTAAACGGCAGCGCTTTGGCGTGTGCCACACCTGTCGGCATTACCAATCCGGCGGCGCTGGGACAGGACAATGCGGACTGACGGGTGAAGGACTGTCTGCGGAAGATTCGCAAAAAATCTGTCGCGAGTTCACCTGA
- a CDS encoding AraC family transcriptional regulator, with translation MRKMNKGVPEIELTDRSAGTVRYIEHGFPSDLIRWHVHEEYELHFIVATTGKVFIGDYVGLFGPGQLILTGPRLPHNWISKNDPESEVELRDMLLHFNHDTIEQGIKVIPELSQLLPMLERARSGIEFIGVDLDEVRNRFAEIRDASGLTRIVLFFDFMNELAAWPNYRMLSTMQINSKANETMQRKINTVVEYVINNIESPISLQEVAELVGMTDSHFSRFFRKATGNRFVEFLNRIRVSRACCLLAETDEQVASICFQVGFNNVANFNRRFQELKGLTPREYRQQATQRF, from the coding sequence ATGCGGAAGATGAATAAAGGCGTGCCGGAAATCGAGTTGACGGACCGCAGCGCGGGCACCGTGCGTTATATCGAGCATGGATTTCCCAGCGATTTGATTCGCTGGCATGTGCACGAGGAGTACGAGTTGCACTTCATCGTCGCCACTACCGGCAAAGTCTTTATCGGCGATTATGTGGGGCTGTTCGGGCCGGGGCAGTTGATTCTGACCGGGCCCAGGCTGCCTCATAACTGGATCAGCAAGAATGACCCGGAGTCCGAGGTGGAGCTACGGGACATGTTGCTGCACTTTAATCACGACACGATCGAGCAGGGCATCAAGGTCATTCCCGAATTGAGCCAGCTGCTGCCGATGCTGGAACGCGCGCGCTCCGGCATCGAATTCATCGGCGTCGATCTTGATGAGGTGCGCAACCGCTTCGCTGAGATCCGCGACGCCTCCGGTCTGACCCGCATTGTGCTGTTTTTTGATTTCATGAATGAGCTGGCGGCCTGGCCGAATTACCGCATGCTCTCCACCATGCAGATCAACTCCAAAGCCAACGAGACCATGCAACGCAAGATCAACACGGTGGTCGAGTATGTGATCAACAATATTGAGTCGCCAATCAGCTTGCAGGAGGTGGCGGAACTGGTGGGGATGACGGACAGTCACTTCTCACGATTTTTCCGCAAGGCTACTGGTAATCGCTTTGTGGAGTTTCTCAATCGCATCCGCGTCAGCCGCGCGTGTTGTCTGCTGGCGGAAACCGATGAACAGGTGGCGAGCATCTGTTTTCAGGTGGGCTTCAATAATGTCGCCAACTTCAATCGGCGTTTTCAGGAATTGAAAGGGCTTACGCCCAGAGAGTACCGGCAGCAGGCGACTCAGCGTTTTTAA
- a CDS encoding L-iditol 2-dehydrogenase codes for MSDTRSGVNDATLLKLSYDRSQVSSSVVHLGVGAFHRAHQAYYFNALLAYEDCQDWGVTGVNLRPADSPAFAALQAQSGSYVLKTVSPEGEARYEEIGALIRLLDGAVSPQSVDQCLADAQTQLVTITVTEGGYYLQEDGLLDVAHPEIAADLQGSGRNTLYAFLHAGLRARMQSRQGPITLLSCDNLRHNGDTLKTGFTQYLQQVGDAELLSWLRDNASFPNAMVDRITPRLAPEHSRDVRARFGVADALTVMAEDFVQWVVEDDFAGRRPPLERVGVTLVDHVQPYEEAKIRILNGGHTALSYLAALRGFPTYDAAVHDPELRAFVEAFEVQEAIPALGDSPLDLHAYWRKVLARFGNRNIGDRIERICADGGSKFPIFILPTLQGGFAAGRTPERTLQAIAYWYVFMQRVRAGQAPVPYYEPEWPRLEKLLSAPDALERFVSDAKLWGDLPQRYPAFGDLLRRHIESASRAFNDIPSFERKDIVSYPIEKLTNLQGKTALVTGAGGGIGAAVAEAYLAAGASCVLCDLPATPSKEAAAVLEQYPETACYVQADVTDMASVDRLLAQSVERFGGVDILFNNAAVFDLAPLLESNEAMYERIFSVNVKGAFFTMQKVAQHMVDSQRQGKIINLASQAGRRGEALVSHYCASKAAIISYTQSAALALAKHNITVNGISPGVVDTPMWEQVDALFAKYENLPLGEKKRRVGLDVPLGRMGAPEDICGMALFLASPASNYITAQTFNVDGGNVMS; via the coding sequence ATGTCTGATACGCGTTCTGGGGTGAACGACGCGACGTTGCTCAAGCTGTCTTATGATCGTTCGCAGGTTAGCTCATCGGTCGTCCATTTAGGCGTTGGCGCTTTCCATCGGGCGCATCAGGCTTATTACTTCAATGCGCTGCTGGCCTATGAGGACTGTCAGGACTGGGGCGTTACCGGCGTGAATCTCCGGCCCGCCGACAGCCCCGCGTTCGCTGCGCTGCAGGCGCAGTCCGGAAGCTATGTGCTGAAAACCGTTTCGCCTGAAGGTGAGGCGCGTTATGAAGAAATTGGCGCGCTGATTCGTCTGTTGGATGGCGCTGTGTCTCCGCAAAGCGTGGATCAATGCCTGGCGGATGCGCAAACGCAATTGGTCACCATCACGGTGACGGAGGGCGGCTACTATTTGCAGGAGGATGGTTTGCTGGATGTCGCCCATCCTGAAATCGCCGCAGATCTGCAGGGTAGTGGACGCAATACGCTATATGCGTTTCTGCATGCGGGTTTAAGAGCGAGAATGCAGTCCAGGCAAGGGCCCATCACTCTGCTGAGCTGCGACAACCTGCGTCATAATGGCGATACCCTGAAGACAGGCTTTACTCAATACCTGCAGCAGGTCGGCGATGCCGAGCTGTTGTCCTGGCTGCGTGATAACGCCAGTTTCCCCAACGCCATGGTGGACCGTATTACACCGCGTCTTGCTCCTGAACATTCCCGTGACGTAAGGGCGCGATTCGGCGTCGCCGACGCGTTGACGGTGATGGCGGAAGACTTCGTGCAGTGGGTGGTTGAGGATGATTTCGCCGGGCGGCGTCCGCCGTTGGAGCGCGTCGGCGTAACGCTGGTGGATCATGTGCAGCCTTATGAGGAAGCGAAAATCCGTATTCTCAATGGCGGCCACACCGCACTGTCTTATCTCGCCGCTCTGCGCGGATTCCCCACTTACGACGCAGCGGTGCATGATCCAGAGTTGAGAGCCTTTGTCGAGGCCTTTGAAGTGCAGGAGGCGATTCCGGCGTTAGGCGATTCGCCTCTGGATTTACACGCCTACTGGCGCAAAGTGCTGGCCCGATTCGGCAACCGCAATATCGGCGATCGTATTGAACGCATTTGTGCGGACGGCGGCAGCAAGTTCCCGATATTCATCCTGCCGACGTTGCAAGGCGGCTTCGCCGCCGGTCGCACGCCGGAGCGAACGCTGCAGGCCATTGCGTACTGGTATGTTTTCATGCAGCGAGTGCGCGCCGGGCAGGCTCCGGTTCCTTATTACGAGCCGGAATGGCCGCGGCTGGAAAAACTATTATCCGCCCCGGATGCTTTGGAGCGCTTTGTCTCCGACGCCAAGCTCTGGGGAGATCTGCCGCAGCGCTATCCCGCTTTCGGCGACTTGCTGCGACGTCATATCGAGTCGGCTTCCCGCGCCTTTAACGATATCCCCTCTTTTGAAAGGAAAGACATTGTGAGTTACCCAATCGAAAAACTGACCAACCTGCAGGGCAAAACCGCACTGGTGACCGGCGCTGGCGGCGGTATTGGCGCAGCGGTGGCGGAGGCGTATCTGGCCGCCGGCGCTTCTTGTGTGCTCTGCGACTTGCCTGCAACGCCGTCGAAAGAAGCTGCGGCAGTGTTGGAGCAGTACCCCGAAACTGCCTGTTATGTGCAGGCGGACGTGACGGATATGGCCTCTGTGGATCGCTTGCTGGCGCAGTCGGTCGAACGTTTCGGCGGCGTGGATATCCTGTTCAATAACGCGGCGGTATTTGATCTGGCGCCGCTGTTGGAATCCAATGAAGCCATGTATGAGCGGATATTTTCCGTAAACGTGAAAGGGGCTTTTTTCACGATGCAGAAAGTGGCGCAACACATGGTAGACTCGCAAAGGCAGGGCAAAATCATCAACCTGGCGTCCCAGGCCGGGCGTAGAGGTGAGGCGTTAGTGTCGCACTACTGTGCGAGCAAAGCGGCGATCATCAGCTATACGCAGTCGGCGGCGCTGGCGCTGGCCAAACACAATATCACTGTTAACGGGATCTCCCCCGGAGTGGTGGATACTCCCATGTGGGAGCAGGTGGACGCGTTGTTCGCCAAATATGAAAACCTGCCTCTGGGCGAGAAGAAAAGGCGGGTGGGATTGGATGTGCCGCTTGGACGCATGGGCGCGCCGGAGGATATCTGCGGGATGGCGCTGTTTCTGGCGTCGCCGGCCTCAAACTACATTACGGCGCAGACATTCAATGTGGATGGCGGCAACGTCATGAGCTGA
- a CDS encoding ABC transporter ATP-binding protein → MSYLNIKDLHKHYDQYHAIRGVNLEIQEGEFIVFVGPSGCGKSTLLRLIAGLELVSEGSIHLDGRDITEAPSSKRDLAMVFQSYALYPHMTVAENLSFALRLAKRPQAEIDEKVRSVAASLQLDKLLARKPRELSGGQRQRVAIGRAIVRQPKVFLFDEPLSNLDAALRVQMRLELARLHKQLGTTMIYVTHDQVEAMTLADRVVILNQGQIEQCGSPIDLYQQPANRFVAEFIGTPKMNMLAIDQVIQGGESVEVRAADAHLRLPARVLADNVGAGWSLGVRPEHIHIAPIGDGPVQGRIELIENLGSEAYCHVQVNGCGNLVVKSAARSGLMEGQQVSLNFDAEEMRLFNPQNQAVYVNGGETAHV, encoded by the coding sequence ATGAGTTATCTGAATATTAAAGATCTGCATAAACATTACGATCAGTACCATGCTATTCGCGGCGTCAATCTGGAAATCCAGGAAGGGGAGTTTATCGTTTTCGTCGGCCCGTCCGGGTGCGGTAAATCCACGTTGTTGCGTTTGATCGCGGGGCTTGAGCTGGTCTCTGAAGGCTCTATCCATCTGGACGGAAGGGATATCACCGAAGCGCCGTCTTCCAAGCGGGATCTGGCGATGGTGTTCCAGTCTTATGCGCTGTATCCGCATATGACCGTGGCGGAAAACCTTTCCTTCGCCTTGCGTCTGGCGAAACGGCCGCAGGCGGAAATTGATGAGAAAGTGCGTTCCGTCGCCGCCTCGTTGCAACTGGATAAGCTTTTGGCGCGCAAGCCGCGCGAGTTGTCCGGCGGACAGCGGCAGCGGGTCGCCATTGGTCGCGCTATCGTACGTCAGCCTAAAGTCTTCCTGTTTGATGAGCCGTTATCGAACCTGGACGCGGCTCTGCGGGTGCAGATGCGTCTTGAGCTGGCGCGTCTGCATAAACAGCTTGGCACGACGATGATTTACGTGACGCACGATCAAGTGGAGGCGATGACCCTGGCGGACCGGGTGGTCATCCTTAATCAGGGCCAGATCGAACAGTGCGGCTCTCCCATTGACCTATACCAACAGCCGGCGAATCGCTTTGTCGCGGAATTTATCGGCACGCCGAAGATGAATATGCTGGCCATCGATCAAGTGATTCAGGGCGGCGAAAGCGTCGAAGTGCGCGCCGCTGACGCCCATCTGCGTCTTCCTGCGCGGGTGTTGGCGGACAACGTAGGCGCTGGTTGGAGTCTGGGGGTGCGGCCTGAGCATATCCATATCGCTCCGATAGGCGATGGACCGGTGCAGGGGCGCATTGAACTGATTGAAAACCTGGGCTCGGAAGCCTATTGCCATGTGCAGGTGAACGGCTGCGGCAATCTGGTGGTGAAATCCGCTGCGCGCAGCGGTTTGATGGAAGGTCAGCAAGTGAGCCTGAATTTTGATGCGGAAGAGATGCGTTTATTCAATCCGCAAAATCAGGCGGTGTATGTGAATGGCGGGGAGACGGCTCATGTCTGA